Genomic segment of Pleurocapsa minor HA4230-MV1:
TTACTTTGGATTCCTGAAGAGAGCCATGAAGTCAACAAAGATATTTCCCTCTTAATCGTCGAGGATGGCGAGTTTGTTGAAGCGGGAGCAGAAGTTGTTAAAGATGTTTTCTGTCAATCTTCAGGTATTGCCGAGGTGGTACAGAAAAACGATATTCTGCGGGAAATCATCATTAAGCCAGGCGAAATTCATCAAATAGATGATCCTAAAAATGAATGGCACGAACAGCTAATTCAGCCTGGAACTGAAGTATTACCAGGAGTTGTGACCAAAGAGCTTCGATATGGTGAAGTGATCGAGACTACTGAAGGCATTGCCTTGATTTTACGTCCTGTCAAAGAATTTCCTGTAGCCGATAGACCTTCTATTCCTTCTCAAGCGTCAATTAATCAAGATGATGGTCGTCAAATTGAATTGCGCTCTGTACAAAGACTCTTTTATAAAGATGGTGAACGAGTTAAGTCGGTAAACAGTTTATCGCTGTTGAGTACTCAGTTAGTCTTAGAAATTGACACCACTGAAGTTAGCGATCTTGTTGCCAACCTAAGTGCTGATATTGAGCTACAGCCTGACGAGGATAATCCTGATACTCAAAGACTACAAATGGTGATCTTAGAATCATTAGTTCTCAGAAGAGACACTGATGTCGATCCCCATAGCGGTGAAATTCAAACTAGAGTTTTAGTCGAAGACGGCGAAGAAATTGTCAAGGGTGCAACTATTGCACGGACAGAAATTCTGTGTAAATCGGCGGGAGAAGTTCAGGGGATTCGTGAAGGTTCAGAGGCAATTCGCCGTATCTTGATTGTGCGCGATAGCGATGTAGTCACTCATGAATTGGATCTTCCTCAAAGCTTTAGTTACAAAAAAGGTGATCTTCTGGTTTCTGGTACTAAACTGGCTGAAGGAGTGAGTCTGGAGAATTCAGGTCAAGTCATAAATATTAGCGAGCAGACAGGAAAAACTACTGTAGTCTTGCGTCATACACGTCCTTACCGTGTGTCCCAAGGTGCTGTCCTGCACATCGATCATGGTGACTTAGTACAGCGTGGTGATAACTTAGTACTGCTGGTGTTTGAGCGTTCTAAAACTGGTGATATTATTCAAGGTCTACCACGGATTGAAGAGTTACTCGAAGCCCGCAAGCCCAAAGAAGGCTGTATTTTGAGTCGTAGTTCTGGGGTTTGTCAGGTAGTCTACGAAGAAAACGAAACCGTCGATATCAAGATTATTGAAGAAGATGGTGTAGTTAGTGACTATCCCATCAAACCTGGACAAAATGCGATCGTTAGTGATGGTCAGGTGGTCGAGGCGGGAGAACCTTTGACCGATGGCCCTGCTAACCCTCATGAAATTCTAGAAACTTACTTTAACTATCACCTGCCAGATAAAGGCTGTTACGAAGCTTCTTTGATTGGATTACAAAAAGCCCAGCTATTTTTAGTGCGCCAAGTGCAGTCTGTGTACCAAAGTCAAGGAATTGATATTTCCGATAAGCACATTGAGGTGATTGTGAAGCAAATGACTGCTAAAGTCAGAGTTGACGATGGTGGAGACACGATTATTCTTCCTGGTGAGTTGCTAGAGTTACGTCAAATTGAACAGGTAAATGAGGCAATGTCGATTACTGGAGGCGCACCTGCTCAATATACTCCTGTATTATTGGGTATTACCAAAGCTTCTCTCAATACTGATAGCTTCATTTCCGCTGCTTCTTTCCAAGAAACTACTAGAGTCTTAACTGAGGCAGCTATTGAAGGCAAGTCTGATTGGCTTAGAGGTTTAAAAGAAAACGTCATTATTGGCCGTCTAATTCCTGCGGGAACTGGATTTAATACTCTTGATGAACCGATGGGTCGTGGCGATTTAGAGGTCGGAATGCGGAGTAATGCGGTATATGGTTACGGTGATGATTTTGAATCATATCGTTTGCCAGAAGACATTGGCAGCAATTCAGAAGCTAACCTACGTCGCTCATATCAAAATATTAGTGACGACGAAAACATGATTCTAGATGATCAAACCGCCAGAGATTTAGCGACAGGCTTTGATGGTTCTACTATAGATGATGATGATGATGATATTTAGTTAACAAATATTCAATTATCTATAGCTTAATTAGCTAGCTAATCAAGTATTCTAGACGATGTGATGATGAATCAGGAGCAATCTTTAAGACATCATTGCATCGTTCTTTTTTTAGCCTAACTTATTTACAATGTAGTTATAGCTGTTTTATTTCAGCAGGCGAAAGAGCTAATTATTCTAGTTTAAGAGTTAGCAACAACAGGATAATTTTGGCAATTATATTCAGCGATCGCCACTCACATTAGTCATAATTAAAACTAAATTATTTGATCTAAATCTCGCTTAAAAAATGTCACATATTGTTTATGTTTATAACTTTTTAAGTTATTTAATTTTGTATTTCTTAACCTTGAATTATTAGTAATTTCTGCTGTTTACTGTTTAGAAATTTTAAAACCAGATGATCGATCAATCGAGTCCTGCTAAAAAGAATACATTGAGTAATTCAGATATTTCGCCTCATGTTCATAATGAGGAATCTTTGAGGCAAATAATTAATCGTCTGTCTCGGATTGAAGGTCATGTTCGTGGCATCAAAACAATGGTAAATGAGCATCGTCCTTGCCCAGAAGTACTCAACCAAATTGCTGCGGTGAAAGGGGCAATTTCTAGTGTGGCCAAAATTATTTTGGAAGAGCATTTGGAGGAATGCTTGATTCGGGCGGTAGATCAGGGAAATTTGGAGGCGGAGATTAAAGAGTTAAAAAATGCTTTGAACCGATTTTTGCCTTAAAGCGCAATTTTATTGAGCCAATTAAAACTTGGAGAAAACAGGAACTTAACCTTAATTGCCTGCATCTAACTATTTATTACTTTGTTTTTTAGTTTCCTACTTGATGCTGAGGAAACTTGAGCTAACATAGGCGTGTCGTAGTAGATCGTCAAGTTTGAATTGATGGGTTGAGATTAGGTAGTAGGTAGTAGGTAGTAGGTAGTAGGTAGTAGGTTAAAAACTCATTACTCATTACTCAAAACAAATTTGACGACCTAGTAGGTATTAATAGGCTTCTAATTGCGAGGAAGGAATTATACAATGGGTAAAACTAAGATGATTAAAATTTCTTTTCCTGGTTGGCAACTGGGGATTTTTAGCATCACGATCAACCTTTTAGTTTTAGCAATTCAACCACGATTGACTCTCGCCCAAACTAAGACCAATCCAGCCAATCCTCAGACGGCATCTAATACAGCGATCGCAGATTTAGAGCCTGAAATCTTGTCAGAAATTAATCGAGTGAGGACTAGCCCTCAAGACTATGCTCAGTGGTTGGAGCAGCAGCGACAATACTATGATGGTATTTGGGTGAGATTACCTGGAGAAAAACCAGTCAGAACTAATAGAGGAAGAGACGCATTGGAAGAAGCGATCGCCTTTTTGAAACAGCAACAGCCTTTACCTCCTTTAGAAAAATCCTCCCAAACTGCTGCGGCTGCTATATCTGAGCTAGAAAATTTTGCTAACTCCAATAACATTCAGTACTTTAGTTACGGCAAAAAAACCGCTTCAGGAATTGTCATGGACTTA
This window contains:
- a CDS encoding metal-sensitive transcriptional regulator; the encoded protein is MIDQSSPAKKNTLSNSDISPHVHNEESLRQIINRLSRIEGHVRGIKTMVNEHRPCPEVLNQIAAVKGAISSVAKIILEEHLEECLIRAVDQGNLEAEIKELKNALNRFLP
- a CDS encoding DNA-directed RNA polymerase subunit beta', with the protein product MKFYNHIVDKGRLKKLMALAFTEYGSAHSATVADSLKELGFRYATVAGVSISVDDLKVPPIKAELLEAAEGEIRETEERYARGEITEVERFQKVIDTWNSTSENLKDEVVTNFRETDPLNSVYMMAFSGARGNLSQVRQLVGMRGLMADPQGEIIDLPIKTNFREGLTVTEYIISSYGARKGLVDTALRTADSGYLTRRLVDVSQDVIVREVDCGTQRSISLKAMKDGDRTLINLSDRLLGRVLASDAIDDKTGEVIATRNQAMDQDLAIEIGDRVEEVMVRSPLTCEAARSVCQKCYGWSLAHGHMVDMGEAVGIIAAQSIGEPGTQLTMRTFHTGGVFTGEVARQIRAKADGKVEFGQGLSTRAIRTRHGDERNQVETIGDIKLIPHKGKTVNTALTAGSLIYVKDGEEVTKGQLLVEVAMAKVQKSTEKAAKDVSSDLAGEILFADLIPEDKKDRQGNTTRIAQRGGLLWVLSGEVYNLLPGAEALVKNGDKVKPGDLLAQTRLTAANGGVVRMIPDSREIEIVTASVSLDQAKVRVESDGGREQYIITTADDLKFLLKTAPGTKVQNKQVVAELIDDFYKTETGGIIKYGGITVGKGNRKQGYEIEQGGTLLWIPEESHEVNKDISLLIVEDGEFVEAGAEVVKDVFCQSSGIAEVVQKNDILREIIIKPGEIHQIDDPKNEWHEQLIQPGTEVLPGVVTKELRYGEVIETTEGIALILRPVKEFPVADRPSIPSQASINQDDGRQIELRSVQRLFYKDGERVKSVNSLSLLSTQLVLEIDTTEVSDLVANLSADIELQPDEDNPDTQRLQMVILESLVLRRDTDVDPHSGEIQTRVLVEDGEEIVKGATIARTEILCKSAGEVQGIREGSEAIRRILIVRDSDVVTHELDLPQSFSYKKGDLLVSGTKLAEGVSLENSGQVINISEQTGKTTVVLRHTRPYRVSQGAVLHIDHGDLVQRGDNLVLLVFERSKTGDIIQGLPRIEELLEARKPKEGCILSRSSGVCQVVYEENETVDIKIIEEDGVVSDYPIKPGQNAIVSDGQVVEAGEPLTDGPANPHEILETYFNYHLPDKGCYEASLIGLQKAQLFLVRQVQSVYQSQGIDISDKHIEVIVKQMTAKVRVDDGGDTIILPGELLELRQIEQVNEAMSITGGAPAQYTPVLLGITKASLNTDSFISAASFQETTRVLTEAAIEGKSDWLRGLKENVIIGRLIPAGTGFNTLDEPMGRGDLEVGMRSNAVYGYGDDFESYRLPEDIGSNSEANLRRSYQNISDDENMILDDQTARDLATGFDGSTIDDDDDDI